The following are from one region of the Edwardsiella tarda ATCC 15947 = NBRC 105688 genome:
- the nikD gene encoding nickel import ATP-binding protein NikD, with product MPQRLDLHQISLQAARPLVHEVSLTLRRGRVLALVGSSGSGKSLTCAATLGVLPAGVRQLAGQIRLDGVPIAPAALRGRHVATIMQNPRSAFNPLHTMASHARETCLALAKPADDDTLTRALMAVGLDDPQRVLQSYPFEMSGGMLQRMMIAMALLSDAPFLIADEPTTDLDVVAQARVLDLLATIMRQRAPGMLLVTHDMGVVARLADDVAVMADGRVVEQGTVEQVFHAPHHDVTRALVAAHLALYGLEIAG from the coding sequence ATGCCGCAACGACTCGATTTACACCAGATCTCCCTCCAGGCGGCGCGCCCGCTGGTGCACGAGGTCTCGCTGACCCTACGACGCGGCCGAGTACTGGCGTTGGTCGGCAGCAGCGGCAGCGGCAAGTCCCTGACCTGCGCCGCCACGCTGGGCGTCCTACCCGCCGGGGTGCGCCAACTGGCCGGTCAGATCCGGCTGGATGGCGTGCCCATCGCCCCCGCCGCGCTGCGTGGCCGCCATGTCGCCACCATCATGCAGAATCCGCGCAGCGCCTTTAATCCCCTGCACACCATGGCCAGCCATGCCCGAGAAACCTGCCTGGCGTTGGCGAAACCGGCAGACGACGACACGCTGACACGCGCCCTGATGGCGGTCGGCTTGGATGATCCCCAGCGGGTATTACAGAGCTATCCCTTCGAGATGAGCGGCGGCATGTTGCAACGGATGATGATCGCCATGGCGCTGCTGAGCGACGCGCCGTTTCTCATCGCCGACGAGCCGACCACCGATCTCGATGTGGTGGCGCAGGCGCGCGTCCTGGATCTGCTGGCGACGATCATGCGCCAACGCGCACCCGGCATGCTGCTGGTCACCCATGACATGGGGGTCGTCGCCCGCCTGGCGGATGATGTGGCGGTGATGGCCGATGGACGGGTGGTGGAGCAAGGCACAGTCGAGCAGGTGTTCCACGCGCCCCACCACGACGTGACGCGGGCGTTAGTCGCCGCACATTTGGCCCTGTATGGCCTGGAGATCGCCGGATGA
- the nikC gene encoding nickel ABC transporter permease subunit NikC, whose protein sequence is MNFYRSARGSVRLALLLIALLTLIALSSHYWLPHDPYAIDLAARLRAPDGQHWLGTDHLGRDILSRLLAATRVSLGSVLACLLLVLALGLIIGGSAGLLGGRIDQASMRLADMFMTFPTSILSFFMVGVLGTGLTNVIIAIALSHWAWYARMVRSLVISLRQREYILAARLSGASHLRIFVDHLSGAVIPSLLVLATLDIGHMMLHVAGMSFLGLGVAAPTAEWGVMINDARQYIWTQPLQMFWPGLALFLSVMAFNLVGDALRDHLDPHLVTEHAH, encoded by the coding sequence ACTGATCGCCCTCAGCAGCCACTACTGGCTGCCACACGATCCCTACGCCATCGATCTCGCCGCGCGCCTGCGTGCGCCGGATGGCCAACACTGGCTCGGTACCGACCATCTGGGGCGTGACATCCTCTCACGCCTGCTGGCCGCGACACGCGTCTCGCTAGGCTCGGTACTGGCTTGCCTGCTGTTGGTACTGGCGCTGGGTCTGATCATCGGCGGCAGCGCCGGGTTACTCGGCGGGCGCATCGATCAGGCGAGCATGCGCCTCGCCGACATGTTCATGACCTTTCCGACCTCAATCCTCTCCTTCTTCATGGTCGGGGTGCTGGGCACCGGCCTGACCAACGTGATCATCGCCATCGCCCTGTCGCATTGGGCCTGGTATGCACGCATGGTGCGTAGCCTGGTCATCTCCCTACGCCAGCGCGAGTACATCCTCGCCGCCCGCCTCTCCGGCGCCAGCCATCTGCGGATCTTCGTCGACCACCTGTCGGGGGCGGTGATCCCCTCGCTACTGGTCTTGGCGACGCTGGACATCGGCCACATGATGCTACACGTCGCCGGCATGTCCTTCCTCGGCCTCGGCGTGGCGGCGCCAACCGCCGAATGGGGGGTGATGATCAACGACGCCCGCCAGTACATCTGGACCCAGCCGCTACAAATGTTTTGGCCCGGCCTGGCGCTGTTCCTCAGCGTGATGGCCTTTAATCTGGTGGGCGACGCACTGCGTGACCATCTCGATCCCCATCTGGTAACGGAGCACGCACACTGA